The sequence AGTACCATCCAAATAATGAGTAAAAAGCCAGTTTTGGTATTTGTACACTATGCTTCCCCCATAATTTTTATTAGCAGAATACTACACCCCACTAATCACCTGTACAGCTAACACAAGTAACATGGATCCACCCTCTATCTCCTGGGATACATTTGCATTTCATGTTTTCCAGCAATTTTCTGTCATCTCCTGGTCTAGAGGTCTTCATCCATAGTGGACCCTTTGCTCCAGAGGAGTAGAAATGGTGTGCTATAGACATAAGTCATTCACATCGGATGCCATGTGACACCAACCATTAATTAACAACCTTCCGAGGAAGCTCCATCACCTCATTACCTCAATGACGGACAGCTATGTAGAATCTGCCATACAGAAGGGGGCCCAATCAATGTTTCATGGAGGAGTGAAGGACTACTttgctattttcatttctgttttgtgagtCTATCATTTTCCTATTGACATTTAAAGGAGCTCTATACACACTTTCCAGAGGTGACCCACTGAGAGATGCTATGATTGGCTAGCCAGAGTCATTACCAACCCTTTCTCCAAGAGGCTGGAAATACTTGCCTTCCCAGCTAGTGGTAGTCACGTGACCCAGACTACTAGAAAGAAAAGCTATTGGAGGCTCTGGAAAAGCTTTTACTTTCCTGATAAAAGAGACGGATGAGTAGTGCCATGCCTTCCCCTGCTTCTTCTTTACTTGAATGCACATGTAATTTCCAGGGCTAGCTGGTCACCTTATCATATCTGAGGGAAAGATGAGAACTGAAGAAACACTGGCCCTGACATGCTAATACTAATAATTACCGACATCCAGATTTTttattaaatgaggaaaataactccctatttggtttgttttttgtatgtttttatggttttggttttttgtttgtttgtttgtttgttttggccacaccgcacagcttatgggatcttagtgccccgaccagggattgaaccctcagcAGGTTCAatcagtcctaaccactggaccgccagggaattccctactctATATTTGTTTAAACCACTTAATAGTCATATTTTCTACTGCATATTTCCCACAGCATCCATAACTGCTTCCTTATAATATAGATCAACAGTTCCTTTGTAATCACTTCCACCTTTTTTCAACTCCAAAGGAAATCATCACTACAATTGCTAATCAAGTTagtacaattatttaaaaatgtatacaataaACCTTACCTATACGTTACAGTGGTAAGAGCAGAATATGTCATCATCCTTGCTATGTAACAGCAAATCAAAATTCAGCAGTATTGTGGCTAATATTATATGAGACATCGGCAGGGGATTAGCATATGCATTGTTAATCTTAATTTtccagtttatatttttcttttgtaagagTTCAGGAAGCTAAACTACATACTTTAAATTCAGATAAGGTTAAAGCAACTTAGTATAAATGGTCAATACACAAGCGtctagaaattttattctgatatatttcatagaaatttttaaataaatacacattttattatattaatgcATGCTCTCATTAGTTTAATGAAGGTTCCAGCTTTACACATTGGcccataaaagaaatataaacttcttaaaaataaaatctctatatAGTATAGCTCTTATTGAATTGCAAgagatgaatttttatttaaccaTACATGTAAATCTTtggaaacaacaaaataatacagaaattatAATTCCAATTTCCTGTGCTCTGGGATTAATCTAATGTGTTTCTCCTAAGCTCAGATCCCACCATCCCCTACTTCTGGAATTTGAATAAGAAAGGCATGGGAGATAGACTGGACAAGTAATTATACAGCACAGGGCCTAATGGACACTTGGTCAAGTCCCCTAGCTTTTCTGGGTTCTGTTAATTTATGCATAGGTTTGGGATAGCTACAGTATCCACTTAATTAAAAGAAACTGGATTTTAACAACTGATTCTAAGGATGCTAGCGTGCTCTTAAATAAACAGGTAAAGCTTTTATCCACATCAAAGGGAATTACTCATACCTAAAAGCTCAATAGACATTAGGAGTTTAAATTGGGCAATGTTTTCCTATCTTCTCCAGAGGCAACCTCCATTACAGAGTTTTTAGCTTAAGAGGTTAATTTAATTCAACTTGAGTGTTGATAAAATGTCCTTCAgttaggaaagaaagagggaggagagtaAGAAAGGACTTTTTTATTGGGAGATACTTTTACATATAGAAATCTACAGTTTCAAATATATCCAGCCTCAATGAACAGTGAAATGAAGAGATTTTTAACATTAACAATCTGTCTTTAATACTCTAGCAGTTTATATTATACGTAACTGCAGAACACTAAATTCTCATAATTATTTTTGCTGCGTATTGTGTTAAACTTCAAAGATTAATCAAGGATTATCAATACAAACTAATATTTCATGCAGAAGTATCACTTacgataaattatttttttcttgtatgaaactaatttccttaaaaaaataagtatcatGTACTGAAAACAGTACCATGCCAAGTGTTTCCTGCATACACGTGTTTCTAATACAAACTAGCTATAAGCCAGAGAAAATAATCAACCACATAACTACACGGCAcattatattctttcatttcatcaACTGCcctatgaaaaattaattatcttcaaaggaaaatcttttggggctgtaatttttattttactgacaaTTACAACTGATTTATTTCTAATGTTAAGGAGTCCACGTTTAGCAAGCACTGAAGGcttcagagaacagaaaagatTTTGTATTTAAGAGAGTGATTCTATGAAATTCTCTACTTCATATTATAGAAAGACAAATTAATATACAGATTAATATAGAACTGTGTgttattaaaagttattaaaattaacttgaaaGGTGGCTAGCCCAAATTAGTACAATATACACCAGAAATCAAAAAATTAGTATAAAAGAAGAATGTAAGCTCTCTTAAAGATTTTTACagtgattacatgttgaaatgataatattttggataaattGAGTGAAATGTACTGtactattaaaattaacttcagctgtttcttttaatttttttaatgcggctattagaaaattttaaattacatatatggctcacattatttttctattctacaGCACTGCTATAGAAACAGCAGACTCTACTACATGTTAATATTAATCCCAATCCACATTGTTAAATTTCATATCATTATGATATTTGACATAACATATATAGTACATTATCACAAGATTCCTGAGCTTAGAATCAAATACACCTCTACtcttgaaaacaaaaccaaacaaaacgtGCTCTAATCTTTTCCATCATCTTCTGTATACTAGCAACTGTGCTAAACTTTGGTTATGTATGATTCAGCAAACACGCAAAAGGGATCTTTTGGGTGATAGAACTATTCTAAAATTGGGCTGTTGTGAAGGCTGCACAACTATAAATGTATTCAAAAATCAACGGATTGTATACTTATAACTGGTAAATTGTATAGCATTGgaaatcatacctcaataaagctgttttttttctttttttttaagtacacatCTAGAGCCCAGCAGATTTAAAGTGCCATCTAGAAGCTGCATATACATTTCAGGTAATTCAAATATAATTCTTCAATCCATCATACGGCTCAACATTGCAATGAAAATTTTTCCATGAGGGTCTTGTTACCTGCAATGGGTCCTCATTCAACAATGGATTATGTCATCACTAGTTGGAGGTATAAGttacaaaaaaacaaagggaacacaGAGTAGCTGAAAGTGGACAGTTTATTAGTGGCACCCAGCTCAGGCGATAATAGCCCTTATAATAATGTACATCTTGTTGCAAACTCACCCAATCTGGGCACCCTATAATTGGACATCTGCTGGTATTTTGTCATGCTAGACTGAATACTGGAATGTAAGAAACCTCCTGCTCTACActaataaaaccaaataaaagacAATAGATTGAGtcaaaattaacatttaacaATTTCCATGCGAAACTGAAAGCTAAACTGCTCATTTCTCTTTCCctattgcaagaaaaaaaaaaaagagaaatccagCAGCTCAAAAATTATAGTCAATTTGGAAAAACATATTGGTGATTAATAAATTTCAAGTTAAGAGCATAGGATCGTTGGTGCATTGCTTCTATCAGACCTTGAAACAAACTATTTTCAATCTAAAATTTGTGAGATTATTCACTATGGATATTATGGTGCTGCcaccttttgctttttttgaacATCATCTCCATaccaaaacagtaaaaataagtcAGCTCTACTTTTTCCACTTTAGCAAAATGGGTCTGAAGAACTATGACTTATGCTTTCTTTACActcaggaaaacacaggaaagtaAAACACAGATCACACCTTCATGCAATTGAACCACTATACAGTTTTGTGCTTTCGGTGGCCTATCTAGTAAATACTATTTCCAGAGCTCTCTTTACCCCatattaaccaaaagaaaaaaaaaaaaagaagagaaaatgatacAGTGGGAACAGTAATAATAACACATAAATAACTCACATTGAACACTGGAACAGACTTCAAGATGTGTGCATgtacacaaatataaatatagacaAAAATTTGCAAGGACACTGAGTTCCCCCAAGTTCTCATCTTAGATGTAAACTAGGTGGATAGTTCAAAAGTCAAAGACCATGTGGAATGTTAAAATCATTTAGGAATGTTCATTTAATGCAGCCACAGAATCGAGAGACATATTATAGTCCATTCTAGTTATAAAATGACTCATCCAGGCATTTAGATAAATCTATGAATGCATTTGTTCTAGTTCCAGACTGAAGTTACATCACAATTGTGAATGCTTAGGACGTAGTTATACTTTATGAGTTGAGTGACACATTTAAAACTCAAACATGTATAAAACATTCACTGAATTTGACTTTCTAGAGAGATGATTCTCTATTGGTCAGTATTGGATACCACCACCCATTTCACATAACCCAGAATACTGTCCAATCAATGTGGTGTCCCAGCACATATCTGGCAGTTTTTCACACTGCCTTATTCATTCATAAATGCTTTTAAGACTCCCAAAATAAAAGCCCATAAAgatatgaatacatttttaaagatatctataaaataatactATCCAGGTATCAAAACTGAATTGCATTTTACTATGATAcctattcttttcttatttctgatattttcaaTAGGTAAAGTAGTACAAGTCAACTGACAATGAAGTTCATCTTTATAAGGTATAGAGAAgagctttttttctttagtcCAAGATATTGTTAAACTCATAGAGCATATGAGAAGTAAAGCATTAATATTTAACTCCtcccaaaattaaaacttttacagaatGTTCATAAAGCTCTAAAATAGGTGATTTTAACCTACCAACATGAAGCTTGGCTTTCTCTAATTTCTAAGAAGCCAAAATATTCATACTGAGGCACTATTCAATTTCTTAAGAGTTTGTGTCAAAGAACTATATCTACTTCTTGGTGGATTTCTGTCATACTCTCCATTCCTAGACATATCACCATACCAAACAATGTGCAAATAACTgtttaggaaaactgaaatgcCCACACTAGACAGCTATTTACTTTaggaataaaataaaccaaaaacatcTCAAAATTTTCTACAGGCTATGCAGAAGACAGGAAAGGATGATTTTTACAGGCCATGCAGCTAAGAGAGAGAGTTGATTCAGGGAATATAATGCTATAAGTTTAAACATATTATGCCTTTTGTAGGGCTTTTTGTAAATCACCATAGAAGTTGATTAAAGTGCTTGCCATGGCTGTATCTACTGCAGACTGGGGAATCATTCCACGCAGATCCGTCTGAATATAGCCTGTCAAAAGACTCCGGTTTGGACTGTCTTTAAGAGGAACACAAAACCAACCACAGGGATGGTTATATCCACGAACAAATTCTGATCTCTTTTCACTCCAGTCAAGACTTATCCCTACAAGGCAATTTAAAATGACACTATTAATAGCAATGACTGACATTAATCTAAAACTCTCACTAAAAAATATTATCAGATttcttatttacatatttttcttcttatccaTGTAGATGAAAATTAAGCCCCAAGAGTGACCGtggaagaatgaaaaagataattaCTAAGTGGAATTCTGACAGAGGCTGGTAGATATGTAATGGGGAAAGTTC comes from Tursiops truncatus isolate mTurTru1 chromosome 3, mTurTru1.mat.Y, whole genome shotgun sequence and encodes:
- the STARD4 gene encoding stAR-related lipid transfer protein 4 isoform X3; protein product: MRYTTAGQLWNIISPREFVDFSYTVDYKEGLLSCGISLDWSEKRSEFVRGYNHPCGWFCVPLKDSPNRSLLTGYIQTDLRGMIPQSAVDTAMASTLINFYGDLQKALQKA